Genomic window (Alnus glutinosa chromosome 9, dhAlnGlut1.1, whole genome shotgun sequence):
TATTGAAAACTTAATTagagactttccatcttcttgccttttagcatttatttatttatatattttatattgattctTCATCCTTGAACGTTGGAGCCGGTTGGACTTAAGGAACGTTGGACACTTGGACTTAATAATTAAGTCTTATTTTTTGaaccagactttccatcttcttacttcttagcattttttttttttttttttttttcattctatatttttctttcgaacttgattattattattaattttttttttttaatgagactttccatcttcttacttcttagtatttattttattcgaTATTGATtcttgaacgttggacttaaggtgtaattaattttttgaatgttAGCCGGACTTACAGTTGATCTTAATTAAGTCTTATTTTTTTAacgttggtaattaattaaggccttcaatttatttattttttgttttgaaaataaatcttCATTGATATTTCGTAATTGGGGGCCTTCTTAAATCGGGGCCCCTGCATTATAATAATgcctttattaattttatttttaccatattttgGAGTCTTATTAAAGTGTATTGATAATAATTAAGgccttctttttcttaatttttattaatatttttcttattgggGGCCTTAAGAGGCCGCCAAATCCACCTAAGACTCTGGCCGGCCCCGGTACTTTGAGGACAagatttagggtccgtttgggtttgcgatttcaaaaagtgcgatttaaaataacgattttaaaatgtacgatttgaaaaaagtgatttttaaaaacgcagttaagcgtttggcaaaatcgcagtttagcctttaaaatcgcgaatttacctttaaaatcctccgttttcaaaaaagcaccatcttatttgcgatttgaaaaagctgattttctacgttttcaaatcgcaagttttaaaaacgcagttcccaaacgatctatgttctgcgatttggtttaaaatcgtacttattgtctacgaaatcgcaattccaaacgcacccttacttTTATCTTCTGATCAAccattttctctttgtttttctattGGATTTCTACCCTAACGGGAACAAAACCTTCcataatcttgcattgatttttcttcaaaaagttCCAACACATTCAAggtagaaagagagagagattgcttGGTAAGGAGGTAGCTAGGTGGCACAACCCCAAGCTGAGTTAAGACCAAGATCGCAAGAAACTTCAAAATCAAATCCCATCTATAGATTTAATTTCCTACTTATTCTTTTTGCTGTCCTTTGTAAATAAGCTTTTGCTTCAGTTCGCCTacttgagagagaaagagcaaCAGTAGTTGAGGTTTCTTAACTATTCGTCTATTATCTGTACTCATGAAACTAGCTAAAACTGCAGCATGCATCCGCTTTTAAAACGACTGCTGGATAGAAACATCTTTGTTTTGCGTACGTTCTTATTAAGAACAAACAGTTGAGAAAGCTACCTGCAGCCAACAATATCGCTTCAGGCTTCAATCTTCATGGACTTTTCATTTCAAAGTACGAAAATATGAAATACCTCATACTAGTATAGGATGTCGGAATAAGCTTTCTATTTGTTCCtgtttaattttcaattaattcaCTAATAAAAGGCTTACtaattatgaataaaaatttagctgTTAAAGTCGCTgcatgttaaattaccaatcTTCGTACAATCTTAATTAGGGGAGTCGAGATTATAAATTCAAACTTTAACTCtacactttatttttcattttcaattaaaatactTAATGTATTATTTGGTTTTACACGTGACGATCAGTGTTAAAGTATTAGTTAGGATAAGTTATTGCTAATCATGGAAGCAGGTAAAAATCACTTCTGCTTCATTTTAAGAACCATATTTTGTAGGAAGGAAAATGTTTTGACTTGAACAGAACGTATGTCAGAGGAAATTGATTGTCTTTGAAACCactctaaagtttttttttctaacaactGGCCCTtctaaaatacccatatttaATAACATCTTCTGTCTAAACTTGCCGAGTTAATGATCTCCATCACCTACTCGCACCTATATAAGTAGCAAAGCTTTTAAAGATCACAAACAGACACAATAGTacactgcaaaaaaaaaaaaaaaaaaaatttacaacagAGTGAACAGAAGGGCAGGTTAATTAGTCTTTCCAGTCTCACTGGAAAACCCAGTTCATATTATACTCCCAAGTCCCAAACACATCGATCTCAAGCTCCTTCAGGCCTATAGAACCCCAAGCAAACCCTTCACCTACTCTCAAACTCCAAGTCTCACAAAAACAGCTTCGAGGAATGCACAGGTGACACTCCAGTACTGTAACTTGCTCAGCACGTACAAGAACACACTCAAGGAGATataaaagtgagagagagagagagagacgaaaatgggtgtttttcttctttcatcgCCAGCATTTCCGGGAGTCTTTCTATTCTTATTCATTACATTGTGTCTCATCCCTGAGCTTGCACTTGCAGGCATAACCAGGCACTACAAGTTTGATGTATGTTTTGCATGCCTCTCGCCTCTCGCCTCTCGATCAGCACCTAAATTTcattttagattttctttctaCTACGCTTTTCTTCGatcttctctcttttatttatttatttattttaattttttatagaaacttcacttacaccTCCGAAGATTAAACTGTTTTGCACtgtatatttaaaaattaaaaatttacaatattgGTATCCCATGTTCCGGTCCCTAACCTTTTAATTTCACCCATGGCCACACTGTGGATCTGGACTGACAACGGACGGCCATGCTGTGGGGTTGGAGTGGGCCCCTagaattttcagatttttttttttttttttcaaaaaaataaagcattttgacaaagaaaaaaagagagtgaaattaaaaaaggtTAATACATGAGACACCgacattataaatttttaaacttaaaagatAATGATTGAAAACCGCTTATACTTCGAGGTAAGTGaaggtttctttttcttcttttttttttttcttcttttttatgttgACAGTTTAGAATTATTTTCTGTAGATCGTATTGCAAAATGTAACACGACTGTGCCACAGAAAGAGCATTGTGACAGTAAATGGCCAGTTTCCTGGGCCTCGCATTGTAGCTAGGGAGGGTGACCGCCTTCTTATCAAGGTGGTCAACCATGTCCACAACAATATCTCCATCCACTGGTAACATACTTtcttgctttatatatatatatataattaatatttctaacaatttttgTTGGAACTTGAGATCTAAAAGCAATAatgaaaatttctttaaaacagGCATGGCATTCGACAGGTTCAAACTGGGTGGGCTGATGGGCCAGCATATGTAACACAATGTCCCATACAAACTAGCCAGAGCTATGTGTACAACTTCACCACTGCAGGCCAAAGAGGCACTCTTTTCTGGCATGCCCACATATCCTGGCTAAGATCAACTGTCTATGGTGTTAGAAATAATAGACATATTATTCTTTAggctaacatgcgcagcggaaaaaaacaaaataggtttaggcttacctctagtcatatttgctcaagcgtctccacgatccatctgaagaacaagaaaatgttatttgagggatcttctaacctatgcctatgactgtattgccgtactgatggtgtacacaggctgtttatttataggctaggtcagggaccctcaaatatggtaagtaccgtattgttcctcccatcaaggaaacaatattattaattgattttaaatcaattaatcgattccattacggtaatttaattaattaaattacctaaccgtaataccgtatatactatttatttattaaattattaataaatacttccttatgtggcatataggccatatatggagataaaatcttacatATGGTCCTCTTATCATTCTTCCCAAGCGTGGCGTTCCTTACCCATTTCCCAAACCCTACAAGGAAGTTCCCATCATCTTCGGTACTCTCAACTACATATATTATCATTAGCTACACGTAGTTTagtcttatatatatgtatatattttccCTCTGATTATCCATAATAATACAAATTTCAATGCAAAAAACATTTCAGGAGAGTGGTGGAATGTAGATACTGAGGTAGTAATCAACCAAGCCCTGCAAACAGGAGGCGGCCCAAATGTCTCTGATGCCTATACAATCAATGGACTTCCAGGTCCACTCTATAACTGTTCTGCTAAAGgtaaaaaactttgaaatgagtaatagtttaatatagtatcagaACAAAATCTCGGAATTCACCTCTTATTTTGGCAGACACGTTCAAGCTGAAAGTGAAGCCTGGGAAGACTTATCTTCTCCGACTAATCAATGCAGCACTCAATGACGAGCTTTTCTTCAGCATTGCAAACCACAGCCTCACTGTTGTTGAAGCCGATGCTGTTTATGTCAAACCCTTTGAGACCAACACAGTTCTCATAGCCCCAGGACAGACCACGAATGTTGTTCTAAACACCAAAGCCGAATTCCCAAACGCAACATTCTTCATGACCGCTAGACCATATGTGACTGGCCTGGGCACTTTCGACAACTCCACTGTCGCAGGTATTCTAGAATATCATGAATTTCCACGCAAAACTACCCTTTATTCAGCTGCCTCCATTGGAAACCTTCCACTCTTCAAACCCGTTCTTCCTCCTCTAAACGACACTTCATTTGCGACAAATTTCACGAATAAACTCCGTAGCTTAGCAAGTGCTCAATTCCCAGCAAATGTCCCTCAAAAAGTCGACAGGCGCTTCTTCTTCACAATAGGTCTTGGAACAATCCCCTGCCCACGTAACCAAACATGCCTAGGGCCTAATGGAACAATGTTTGCAGCTTCTGTCAATAACATATCTTTTGCACTCCCATCCAGAGCCCTCCTCCAAGCCCACTTCTTTGGGCAATCCAAAGGGGTTTATTCTCCTGACTTTCCAAGCAGTCCCATCTTTCCCTTTAACTACACGGGCACCCCACCAAACAACACAATGGCGAGCAATGGGACAAAGCTAGTAGTGTTGCCTTTTAACACTAGCGTGGAGCTTGTCATGCTGGACACAAGCATTCTTGGCGCTGAGAGCCACCCTCTCCATCTTCATGGCTTTAATTTCTTTGTCGTCGGGCAAGGTTTTGGGAACTTTGATCCGAATGAGGACCCTGCGAAGTTCAATCTTGTTGACCCTGTTGAAAGAAACACTCTGGGTATTCCTTCAGGGGGTTGGGTGGCTATCCGGTTTCTAGCAGATAACCCAGGTGAGTAAGGAAGAGCAGCATAATATCATTATAATTCATACAGTTAAATTAAGTTAATTATAACAAGTTCATTCCTTTTTTATATTCAACAAATATTGCCATCAAATGTTTTCTATCATTTCATAGGAAAGATTTCATTCTGGGAATTTTGAATTCTTTACGTCATATATGATGATAATGTGATGCCAATTATGTGGCAACAGGGGTTTGGTTCATGCATTGCCACCTGGAGATCCACACCAGCTGGGGTTTGAGGATGGCTTGGGTGGTCCTAGATGGAAAGCTTCCAAATCAGAAGCTGCATCCTCCACCGGCAGATCTTCCCAAGCGTTGATCTTTTGTCTGATCGATCACTAGCTACTTGTTTCACTCCGACCAGAAACAGTGCCAAAAATTTTTATGACCCATTCTAAATTGTGGTTGGCCCTTCTTCTGCATTTGACATGGGCTGACTGTATTCAATAATTACTTTGTTTATCCATGTGGAGCTAGGGAAAGATAAAAGAGTGGCCGGACAATTTTTGTAACATCGAGATTTCTAATGTCCATCCGGAAGACcttaataatattttcaagaGTACCTTAATAATAATGCCAGACTATTTTTCTCAATGGATTTTTGAGTGCTCTTAGATTGGGTATTTGCAAGTATTATTCTAGATATTCAAGTGGTATATATAGTCCGGCCAATACCGGCCGGGACGAAAGACGAATCAATGGAGAAACCACAAATTTCAGACAAACGTTGGGTTCAACATGAAACATATACAAACTTGGATTGAAAGGCCTAGCGAGTAAAGGCGTAGAGCACAAGAAAGACATAAATGAAGAGCGCCAAAGGAACCAAAATCACCAGAGGACCAATTGCAGCCAAAGTATCCCAACTCCGACAACCCAATACCCCCATCTTGATCTGAACCAAGTCCACCAGCGCCATCATCAAGAACCCACACCCGAAAACCGACCCGAATGCCGAAACCAGTATCCCGACCCGCAGCGTCGCCGTGTTAAGATGCCCCATGGTGACACTCAACACCTCGCCGCCACCACCGATATTCCTA
Coding sequences:
- the LOC133877383 gene encoding laccase-17-like — encoded protein: MGVFLLSSPAFPGVFLFLFITLCLIPELALAGITRHYKFDIVLQNVTRLCHRKSIVTVNGQFPGPRIVAREGDRLLIKVVNHVHNNISIHWHGIRQVQTGWADGPAYVTQCPIQTSQSYVYNFTTAGQRGTLFWHAHISWLRSTVYGPLIILPKRGVPYPFPKPYKEVPIIFGEWWNVDTEVVINQALQTGGGPNVSDAYTINGLPGPLYNCSAKDTFKLKVKPGKTYLLRLINAALNDELFFSIANHSLTVVEADAVYVKPFETNTVLIAPGQTTNVVLNTKAEFPNATFFMTARPYVTGLGTFDNSTVAGILEYHEFPRKTTLYSAASIGNLPLFKPVLPPLNDTSFATNFTNKLRSLASAQFPANVPQKVDRRFFFTIGLGTIPCPRNQTCLGPNGTMFAASVNNISFALPSRALLQAHFFGQSKGVYSPDFPSSPIFPFNYTGTPPNNTMASNGTKLVVLPFNTSVELVMLDTSILGAESHPLHLHGFNFFVVGQGFGNFDPNEDPAKFNLVDPVERNTLGIPSGGWVAIRFLADNPGVWFMHCHLEIHTSWGLRMAWVVLDGKLPNQKLHPPPADLPKR